A window from Theobroma cacao cultivar B97-61/B2 chromosome 3, Criollo_cocoa_genome_V2, whole genome shotgun sequence encodes these proteins:
- the LOC18606716 gene encoding GDSL esterase/lipase At4g10955, whose amino-acid sequence MASEREDFGLSGPLHLNSIDWTNAHHRRSVAASLVEGVYILERDRQEKRQESQALAPPWWEFFHFKLIRQLVDDADFCIFGAIYEYKPPSSHCHDSIDRSPHYVIAFRGTITKPDSFSRDFELDIHIIRNGLHQTSRFEIAMQAVRNMVAAVGDSNVWLAGHSLGAAMAMLAGKTMAKTGIFLEAFLFNPPFLSAPIERIKDKKVKHGLRFAGSVITAGLALATKGNSLRSRSEDPFAALSAWTPCLFVNPADHLCSEYVGYFEHRKKMEEIGAGAIERLATQHSLGGLFMSVVGRGAEAAEPLHLLPSANLTVNLTPAQDFKQAHGIHQWWGPEVHLKCNLYKYK is encoded by the exons ATGGCCTCTGAGAGGGAAGATTTTGGTCTTTCAGGGCCCTTACACCTAAATAGTATAGATTG GACCAATGCACATCATCGAAGGTCTGTAGCAGCCAGTTTGGTTGAGGGTGTCTATATTTTGGAGCGAGACCGCCAGGAAAAACGTCAAGAATCTCAAGCTCTGGCTCCTCCTTGGTGGGAGTTCTTCCATTTTAAGTTGATTCGTCAGCTTGTTGATGATGCTGATTTTTGCATCTTTGGTGCCATTTATGAGTATAAGCCTCCATCATCTCATTGTCATGACTCAATTGATCGAAGCCCCCACTATGTGATTGCCTTCCGAGGTACCATAACTAAACCAGACTCCTTCTCAAGAGACTTTGAGTTGGATATCCACATAATACGAAATGGTCTCCACCAGACTTCTCGCTTTGAGATTGCCATGCAAGCTGTTCGAAACATGGTTGCTGCTGTGGGTGATTCAAACGTCTGGTTAGCTGGCCATTCCCTTGGGGCAGCAATGGCAATGCTGGCTGGAAAGACTATGGCTAAGACAGGCATTTTTCTGGAAGCTTTCCTCTTCAATCCACCATTCTTATCTGCCCCAATTGAGAGAATTAAAGATAAGAAAGTGAAACATGGACTTCGATTTGCTGGCAGTGTCATCACAGCTGGACTTGCTCTTGCCACAAAGGGTAACAGTCTAAGGAGTCGGTCCGAAGATCCATTTGCTGCTTTGTCTGCGTGGACACCATGTTTATTTGTGAATCCTGCTGACCACTTATGCTCTGAATATGTTGGCTATTTTGAGCATAGGAAAAAGATGGAAGAGATTGGGGCCGGGGCTATCGAGAGGTTAGCAACCCAGCATTCATTAGGAGGTCTATTTATGAGTGTCGTGGGAAGGGGTGCAGAAGCTGCAGAACCACTGCATCTGCTTCCTTCAGCAAATTTGACAGTGAATCTAACTCCTGCACAAGATTTCAAGCAAGCCCATGGGATTCACCAGTGGTGGGGACCTGAAGTACACTTGAAGTGCAACCTTTACAAGTATAAATAG